One genomic window of Paramormyrops kingsleyae isolate MSU_618 chromosome 20, PKINGS_0.4, whole genome shotgun sequence includes the following:
- the LOC111848515 gene encoding ubiquitin carboxyl-terminal hydrolase 36, producing MPIVDKLKEALKPGRKDSAEEPGDLHRLLTHSARKVLLQKIEFEPASKALSGQLEALRSKYVILNPNPLLRIEGAVGQKALESGLIKKQVPESAGESQGDGIPAPQKVLFLGHKLSMRWERVYRVGAGLHNLGNTCFLNSTVQCLAYTPPLANYLLSKEHSRACHQSGFCMICVMQNHIIQAFANTGNTIKPVSFIRDLKKIARHFRFGSQEDAHEFLRYTIDAMQKACLSGYGRLDRQTQATTLVHQIFGGYLRSRVKCSVCKSVSDTYDPYLDIAVEIRQAANIVRALELFVKPDVLSGENAYMCAQCKKKVPATKRFSIHRTSNVLTLSLKRFANFSGGKITKDVGYPEFLNIRPYMSQSSGDPVMYGLYAVLVHSGYSCHAGHYYCYVKASSGQWYQMNDSAVHPSSIKAVLQQQAYVLFYLRIPEAKKTVDGLGVKQAAMHSGKSSLTPEQLKKTVVNGPLSSPQVTKKQLESSQLRKVQSLDGVGGIAMATPRKGPLGQSPTPIGSTKQPGGSPLAEELLKKVKKPLGQRQASERPPGPPHGPGRVEGRCLATSASMKSLSDSSTSSSTSTSSSANSSESKESVSRAAPRRRDSLCPRSASSSRGGSSSSSSDEQPPLPQNGTEPGRAPAEGPATPKLKPRALTNVASEVTSAMSPPPAKKLALSAKKAKSSRGPASSEDLPPPLCPPSSDPTHPAQLYLLNFDFLTHRTRTVPFLWRSSTVHGQTHAPSSGHQAPTPPARIHITATPPLCGQKGPSAATARLLRTKLALGISDLRGSIHPDAAEAPSSKSRKR from the exons ATGCCGATTGTGGACAAGCTGAAGGAGGCCCTGAAGCCGGGCCGCAAGGACTCGGCGGAGGAGCCGGGGGACCTGCACAGGCTGCTCACCCACTCAGCCCGGAAGGTGCTGCTGCAGAAGATCGAGTTCGAGCCGGCCAGCAAGGCTCTCTCTGGCCAGTTGGAGGCACTCAGGAGCAAATACGTCAtcctaaaccctaaccctctgcTCAGAATCGAGGGCGCCGTGGGACAGAAGGCCTTAGAGTCCGGCCTGATCAAGAAGCAGG TCCCCGAGAGCGCTGGCGAGAGCCAGGGCGATGGGATCCCAGCCCCGCAGAAGGTGCTTTTCCTGGGCCACAAACTGTCCATGCGATGGGAACGAGTGTACAGGGTGGGGGCCGGCCTCCACAACCTGGGCAACACCTGCTTCCTCAACTCCACGGTGCAGTGCCTGGCCTACACACCACCGCTCGCCAACTACCTGCTCTCCAAGGAGCACAGCCGTGCCt GTCACCAGTCTGGCTTCTGCATGATCTGCGTGATGCAGAACCACATCATCCAGGCCTTTGCCAACACGGGCAACACCATCAAGCCTGTGTCCTTCATCCGGGACCTGAAAA AAATCGCCCGTCATTTTCGCTTTGGCAGTCAGGAAGACGCCCATGAGTTCTTGCGCTACACCATCGACGCCATGCAGAAAGCCTGCCTGAGCGGATATGGAAG GTTAGACAGGCAGACTCAGGCTACTACGCTGGTCCATCAGATCTTTGGAGGCTACCTCAGGTCACGAG TCAAGTGCTCAGTTTGTAAAAGTGTGTCGGACACCTATGACCCTTACCTCGACATCGCAGTGGAGATCCGG CAAGCTGCAAACATCGTGCGAGCTTTGGAGCTGTTCGTGAAACCGGATGTCCTGAGTGGGGAGAACGCATACATGTGTGCCCA ATGCAAGAAGAAGGTGCCTGCGACCAAGCGCTTCTCCATCCATCGCACCTCCAACGTGCTAACCCTCTCCCTCAAGAGGTTCGCCAACTTCAGCGGCGGCAAGATAACCAAG GATGTCGGCTACCCTGAGTTCCTGAACATCAGGCCCTACATGTCTCAAAGCTCAGGTGATCCTGTCATGTACGGCCTCTACGCGGTcctggtgcattctgggtacaGCTGTCATGCCGGACACTACTACTGCTATGTCAAG GCCAGCAGTGGGCAGTGGTACCAGATGAACGACTCGGCAGTACATCCCAGCAGCATCAAGGCCGTCCTGCAGCAGCAGGCCTACGTGCTCTTTTACCTGAG AATTCCTGAAGCCAAGAAGACGGTGGATGGTCTTGGGGTGAAGCAGgcagcaatgcattctgggaagagCAGCCTTACCCCCGAACAGCTGAAGAAAACCGTCGTCAATGGACCCCTGTCATCCCCTCAGGTGACCAAG AAGCAGCTGGAGTCCTCACAGCTCCGAAAGGTTCAGTCTCTGGATGGTGTAGGCGGGATTGCCATGGCAACACCCAGGAAAGGTCCCCTCGGCCAGTCGCCCACACCCATTGGCTCCACCAAACAGCCAGGTGGCTCCCCATTGGCTGAGGAGCTCCTGAAGAAGGTGAAGAAGCCTCTGGGTCAGCGGCAGGCATCCGAGAGGCCCCCGGGCCCCCCCCATGGGCCGGGCCGGGTGGAAGGCAGGTgtctggccacctcagcctccaTGAAGTCTCTCTCAGATTCCTCCACCTCTTCCTCTACTTCCACCTCCTCTTCTGCCAACTCCTCTGAGTCAAAG GAGTCCGTCAGCAGGGCGGCGCCGCGGCGCAGGGATTCGCTCTGCCCACGAAGCGCGAGCTCCTCCAGGGGTGGGTCCTCGTCCTCCAGCTCCGACGAGCAGCCCCCCCTCCCGCAGAATGGCACGGAACCTGGCAGGGCCCCGGCGGAGGGCCCGGCGACTCCGAAACTGAAACCACGGGCCCTCACCAATGTGGCTTCCGAGGTCACCAGTGCCATGTCTCCCCCACCCGCCAAGAAGCTGGCCCTGTCTGCCAAGAAG GCCAAGAGCAGTCGGGGTCCTGCCAGCAGTGaggacctgcccccccctctctgccccccaTCCAGTGACCCCACACATCCAGCTCAACTGTACCTTTTGAACTTTGACTTTCTCACCCACAGGACCAG GACCGTCCCCTTCCTTTGGCGTTCCTCCACCGTGCACGGCCAAACCCACGCGCCGAGCTCTGGTCACCAGGCGCCGACCCCCCCAGCCCGCATCCACATTACCGCCACGCCCCCACTCTGCGGCCAAAAGGGTCCCTCTGCAGCAACAGCCAGGCTCCTCAGAACCAAGCTAGCCCTGGGGATCAGTGACCTCCGCGGGTCCATCCACCCAGACGCCGCTGAAGCCCCCAGCTCAAAGTCAAGAAAaagatga